Proteins from one Vicugna pacos chromosome 25, VicPac4, whole genome shotgun sequence genomic window:
- the GEM gene encoding GTP-binding protein GEM isoform X2, translating into MTLNNVTMRQGTVGMQPQQQRWSIPADGRHLTVQKEPHPYSQRSRHSAAPEDHCRRSWSSDSTDSVISSESGNTYYRVVLIGEQGVGKSTLANIFAGVHDSMDSDCEVLGEDTYERTLIVDGESATIILLDMWENKGENEWLQDHCMQVGDAYLIVYSITDRASFEKASELRIQLRRARQTEDIPIILVGNKSDLVRCREVSVSEGRACAVVFDCKFIETSAAVQHNVRELFEGIVRQVRLRRDSKEKNERRLAYQKRRESIPRKARRFWGKIVAKNNKNMAFKLKSKSCHDLSVL; encoded by the exons ATGACTCTGAATAACGTCACCATGCGCCAGGGCACTGTGGGCATGCAGCCGCAGCAGCAGCGCTGGAGCATCCCGGCCGATGGCAGGCATCTGACGGTCCAGAAAGAGCCCCACCCGTACAGCCAGCGCAGCCGGCACTCTGCTGCCCCTGAGGACCACTGCCGCCGGAGCTGGTCCTCCGACTCCACGGACTCAGTCATCTCCTCCGAGTCAGGGAACACCTACTACCGGGTGGTTCTCATAGGGGAGCAGGGGGTGGGCAAGTCCACTCTGGCCAACATCTTTGCGGGCGTGCATGACAGCATGGACAGCGACTGTGAAGTGCTGGGAG aagaTACCTATGAGCGGACACTGATTGTTGATGGAGAAAGTGCAACAATTATACTCCTGGACATGTGGGAGAATAAG GGGGAGAATGAGTGGCTCCAAGACCACTGCATGCAAGTCGGGGATGCCTACCTGATTGTCTACTCCATCACGGACCGGGCTAGCTTCGAGAAGGCATCTGAGCTGCGAATCCAGCTTCGCAGGGCCCGGCAGACCGAGGACATTCCTATAATTTTGGTTGGCAACAAAAGCGACTTGGTGCGGTGCCGGGAAGTGTCCGTATCAG AAGGGAGAGCGTGTGCCGTGGTGTTCGACTGCAAGTTCATCGAGACCTCCGCGGCCGTCCAGCACAACGTCCGGGAGCTGTTTGAGGGCATCGTGCGGCAGGTCCGCCTCCGGCGGGACAGCAAGGAGAAGAATGAGCGGCGGCTGGCCTaccagaagaggagggagagcaTCCCCCGGAAGGCAAGGCGCTTCTGGGGCAAGATCGTGGCCAAAAACAACAAGAATATGGCCTTCAAGCTCAAGTCCAAGTCCTGCCATGACCTCTCTGTGCTCTAG
- the GEM gene encoding GTP-binding protein GEM isoform X1: protein MEEVPGQWAMLTDPAMTLNNVTMRQGTVGMQPQQQRWSIPADGRHLTVQKEPHPYSQRSRHSAAPEDHCRRSWSSDSTDSVISSESGNTYYRVVLIGEQGVGKSTLANIFAGVHDSMDSDCEVLGEDTYERTLIVDGESATIILLDMWENKGENEWLQDHCMQVGDAYLIVYSITDRASFEKASELRIQLRRARQTEDIPIILVGNKSDLVRCREVSVSEGRACAVVFDCKFIETSAAVQHNVRELFEGIVRQVRLRRDSKEKNERRLAYQKRRESIPRKARRFWGKIVAKNNKNMAFKLKSKSCHDLSVL from the exons AtggaggaagtcccagggcagtgGGCAATGTTAACG GACCCAGCGATGACTCTGAATAACGTCACCATGCGCCAGGGCACTGTGGGCATGCAGCCGCAGCAGCAGCGCTGGAGCATCCCGGCCGATGGCAGGCATCTGACGGTCCAGAAAGAGCCCCACCCGTACAGCCAGCGCAGCCGGCACTCTGCTGCCCCTGAGGACCACTGCCGCCGGAGCTGGTCCTCCGACTCCACGGACTCAGTCATCTCCTCCGAGTCAGGGAACACCTACTACCGGGTGGTTCTCATAGGGGAGCAGGGGGTGGGCAAGTCCACTCTGGCCAACATCTTTGCGGGCGTGCATGACAGCATGGACAGCGACTGTGAAGTGCTGGGAG aagaTACCTATGAGCGGACACTGATTGTTGATGGAGAAAGTGCAACAATTATACTCCTGGACATGTGGGAGAATAAG GGGGAGAATGAGTGGCTCCAAGACCACTGCATGCAAGTCGGGGATGCCTACCTGATTGTCTACTCCATCACGGACCGGGCTAGCTTCGAGAAGGCATCTGAGCTGCGAATCCAGCTTCGCAGGGCCCGGCAGACCGAGGACATTCCTATAATTTTGGTTGGCAACAAAAGCGACTTGGTGCGGTGCCGGGAAGTGTCCGTATCAG AAGGGAGAGCGTGTGCCGTGGTGTTCGACTGCAAGTTCATCGAGACCTCCGCGGCCGTCCAGCACAACGTCCGGGAGCTGTTTGAGGGCATCGTGCGGCAGGTCCGCCTCCGGCGGGACAGCAAGGAGAAGAATGAGCGGCGGCTGGCCTaccagaagaggagggagagcaTCCCCCGGAAGGCAAGGCGCTTCTGGGGCAAGATCGTGGCCAAAAACAACAAGAATATGGCCTTCAAGCTCAAGTCCAAGTCCTGCCATGACCTCTCTGTGCTCTAG